One window of Botrimarina mediterranea genomic DNA carries:
- a CDS encoding chemotaxis protein CheB, with the protein MAESDRPFVVGIGASAGGLQSLERFFDGLEHLTGAAFIVVQHLSPNYETMMDKLLGRHTSMRVTIAEDGQPIEADHVYVIPPKQDLVVQDGRLRLSDHDADEVPHMTIDRLFASIAHEYGDRAIGVILSGTGSDGSRGIQAVRNTRGLVLCETESTAKFSGMPRSAQATGCVDHVVPPESMPRIIVKRIVGIDGQNEPEKDEVSKILRLLRDRLQVDFSQYKPATVTRRIDRRMSICNVTSLSDFYDLLKSDADQLDQLYQDMLIGVTKFFRDPACFEYFEQQIASQLLANADPEAGLRVWIPGCATGEEAYSLAMVLHELNKESAHPVDIKVFASDIHSESLRRGSLASYGEDALQNVSGERLARHFEEHNGEYRVRKHIRQLVLFAPHNLLQDPPFTSLDMVSCRNLLIYFDNAAQNRAMTLFHFGLKQRGVLFLGPSETVGDLGAEFQTLHDRYRFYRKVRDAKLPNDVALPFALTPRIRTAKPFAAPQPTGAEGKKQLYDTLLDELLPPTLLVDSDRHVVEMYGGAEKYLALRGRRMSTDLLDLCPEPLQGVLSIGVRRVLSGSESTLRLPVARLTLSDGAEKTVAITLKSVSLRHNDSRYVAITFAETGDGKAAPTAGAGEDAAVVAFTTEGGELTKRVRELEDDLAASQESLQSTIEQLESSNEELQATNEELVSSNEELQSSNEELNSVNEELHTVNVEYQNKNAELRELYEDMNHLIASTDIGTVFLDNTLTIRRFTPSIGRVFNLEPHDVGRPLASFSHSLKFDELMAKLEGVLHTGEIFEREVVSKSGTPYFLRMLPYELSGEMAGVTLTLTDIQALVDTRTQVDETQQRLQRAIDAVPVLVSFVNRDLRYEFANRAYTEMLGIPSSDLIGMSVQEVLDAETLTQCMPYIKAALAGEPQHFEAVVGRDGQHASVIIDYRPERDVSGEVTGFYVSAADVSAIKQAEQELEAAVEAAKLANEAKSDFLAKMSHEIRSPMAAILGFADILDRQLKEPDDRNCIDIIRTNGEHLLSLINDLLDLSQIELRRVELASDVTNIRELLSGAYNTLRPRAAQNRVTFEGRLRDNLDAGLRTDVRRLKQVLINLLTNAIKFGAGGRVILSARRTCVRRELVISVADTGGGIAPADVERLFEPFCQLDASSNRAYEGSGLGLTISKQLVEQMGGVIRVRSQVGLGSVFQMRLPWPEVLPIDEVDSKTDLLEALPRLDGKKVLVVDDRRDMRFIAEQILAEVGAEVTTVDNGATALATVADFGGDFHCVVTDIQMPAMDGYAVARGLRNQGYAGPILALTANAMPSDRQKCFEAGCDGFVAKPIDRTQFVRTVARSMNGS; encoded by the coding sequence ATGGCGGAAAGTGATCGCCCTTTTGTTGTCGGCATCGGCGCCTCGGCGGGCGGTCTGCAATCGCTCGAACGATTCTTCGACGGACTCGAGCACCTGACCGGCGCCGCGTTCATCGTCGTCCAGCATCTCTCGCCCAACTACGAGACGATGATGGACAAGTTGCTCGGCCGGCACACCTCGATGCGGGTGACGATCGCCGAGGACGGCCAGCCGATCGAGGCGGACCACGTCTACGTGATCCCGCCGAAGCAGGACCTTGTCGTCCAGGACGGTCGCTTGCGTCTGAGCGATCACGACGCCGACGAGGTGCCACACATGACGATCGATCGGCTATTCGCGTCGATCGCCCATGAGTACGGCGACCGGGCGATCGGCGTGATCCTCTCCGGCACGGGCAGTGACGGTTCGCGCGGCATCCAGGCCGTCCGCAATACGCGGGGCCTCGTTCTGTGCGAGACCGAATCGACCGCCAAGTTTTCCGGCATGCCCCGCAGCGCGCAGGCGACGGGATGCGTCGATCACGTCGTTCCGCCCGAGAGCATGCCGCGGATCATCGTGAAGCGGATCGTCGGCATCGACGGCCAGAACGAGCCCGAGAAGGACGAGGTGTCCAAGATCCTGCGTTTGTTGCGAGATCGTCTGCAGGTTGATTTCTCGCAGTACAAGCCGGCGACCGTCACGCGCCGGATCGATCGGAGGATGTCGATCTGCAACGTCACTTCGCTCAGTGACTTCTACGACCTGCTCAAGTCGGACGCTGACCAACTCGATCAGCTTTACCAAGACATGCTGATCGGCGTCACGAAGTTCTTTCGCGACCCGGCGTGTTTCGAGTACTTCGAGCAACAGATCGCGTCGCAACTGTTGGCGAACGCCGACCCCGAAGCGGGGCTGCGGGTCTGGATACCGGGGTGCGCGACAGGCGAGGAGGCCTACTCGCTCGCCATGGTGTTGCACGAGCTGAACAAGGAGAGCGCCCACCCGGTTGATATCAAGGTCTTCGCCAGCGATATCCATTCCGAGTCGTTGCGGCGTGGAAGCCTGGCGAGTTACGGCGAGGACGCCCTGCAAAACGTCTCGGGTGAGCGGCTGGCGCGGCACTTCGAGGAGCACAACGGCGAGTACCGCGTCCGCAAGCACATCCGCCAGCTGGTGCTGTTCGCACCGCACAACCTGCTGCAGGACCCGCCGTTCACGTCGCTCGACATGGTGTCGTGCCGCAACCTGCTCATCTACTTCGACAACGCCGCGCAGAATCGCGCGATGACGTTGTTTCATTTCGGTCTCAAGCAACGCGGCGTGTTGTTCCTTGGACCGAGCGAGACGGTCGGCGACCTGGGCGCCGAGTTCCAGACGCTCCACGACCGGTACCGTTTCTACCGCAAAGTGCGCGACGCCAAGCTGCCGAACGACGTGGCGCTCCCCTTTGCATTGACGCCCCGGATCCGCACGGCGAAGCCGTTTGCAGCGCCGCAACCGACGGGCGCCGAGGGGAAGAAGCAACTCTACGACACGCTCCTCGACGAGCTACTCCCACCAACGCTATTGGTGGATAGCGACCGCCACGTGGTCGAGATGTACGGCGGCGCCGAGAAGTATTTGGCGCTACGCGGCCGGCGGATGAGCACTGACCTGCTCGACCTCTGCCCCGAGCCGTTACAGGGCGTGCTGTCGATCGGCGTGCGGCGTGTGCTCTCCGGCAGCGAATCGACGCTCCGCTTGCCAGTGGCTCGTCTAACGCTCTCCGATGGCGCAGAAAAGACGGTTGCGATCACGTTGAAGTCCGTCTCGCTCCGTCACAACGACAGCCGCTATGTGGCGATCACCTTCGCCGAGACGGGCGACGGCAAGGCGGCGCCAACAGCCGGCGCCGGTGAGGACGCCGCGGTGGTAGCGTTTACGACCGAAGGGGGCGAGCTCACCAAGCGCGTCCGTGAGCTCGAGGACGACCTCGCCGCGAGCCAGGAGAGCCTGCAATCGACGATCGAGCAGCTTGAATCCAGCAACGAAGAGCTCCAAGCAACCAACGAGGAGTTGGTCTCTAGCAACGAGGAGTTGCAAAGCTCCAACGAAGAGTTGAACTCCGTTAACGAAGAGCTGCACACGGTCAACGTCGAGTATCAGAACAAGAACGCGGAGCTGCGTGAGCTCTACGAGGACATGAACCACCTGATCGCCAGCACGGACATCGGGACGGTCTTCCTCGACAACACGCTGACGATCCGGCGTTTCACGCCGAGTATCGGCCGCGTCTTCAACCTCGAGCCGCACGACGTCGGCCGTCCGTTGGCGTCGTTCTCGCACAGCCTTAAGTTCGATGAGTTGATGGCAAAGCTGGAGGGAGTGCTCCATACGGGGGAGATTTTTGAGCGAGAGGTCGTCTCGAAAAGCGGCACGCCCTACTTCTTGCGGATGCTCCCGTACGAGCTCTCGGGCGAGATGGCGGGCGTGACGCTCACGCTGACGGACATCCAGGCCTTGGTCGACACGCGGACCCAGGTCGACGAGACGCAGCAACGGCTGCAACGCGCGATCGACGCGGTCCCCGTGCTCGTGTCGTTCGTGAATCGAGACCTGCGTTACGAGTTCGCCAACCGCGCTTACACGGAGATGCTCGGCATTCCGTCGAGCGATTTGATTGGCATGTCGGTCCAGGAAGTGCTCGACGCCGAGACGCTGACGCAGTGTATGCCGTATATCAAGGCGGCTCTTGCCGGCGAGCCGCAACACTTCGAGGCCGTGGTGGGGCGTGACGGACAACACGCCTCGGTGATCATCGATTACCGACCCGAGCGTGACGTAAGCGGCGAGGTGACCGGGTTCTATGTCTCGGCGGCGGATGTCTCGGCCATCAAGCAGGCCGAGCAAGAGCTCGAGGCGGCCGTCGAAGCCGCGAAGCTCGCCAACGAGGCGAAGAGCGACTTCCTGGCCAAGATGAGCCACGAGATCCGCAGCCCGATGGCGGCGATTCTTGGCTTCGCCGATATCCTCGACCGCCAGCTCAAGGAGCCCGACGACCGCAATTGCATCGACATCATCCGCACCAACGGCGAGCACCTGCTGAGCCTGATCAACGACCTGCTCGACCTCTCGCAGATCGAGCTGCGGCGTGTTGAGCTTGCCAGTGACGTTACGAACATCCGTGAACTCTTATCAGGCGCCTACAACACGCTGCGGCCGCGGGCGGCGCAGAACCGCGTGACTTTCGAGGGACGGCTGCGCGACAATCTCGACGCGGGCCTGCGGACCGACGTGCGTCGGCTCAAGCAGGTCCTCATCAACCTGCTCACCAACGCGATCAAGTTCGGCGCCGGCGGGCGTGTGATCCTGTCGGCACGAAGGACTTGCGTGCGGCGTGAACTTGTGATCAGCGTCGCCGACACGGGCGGCGGCATCGCCCCCGCCGACGTAGAGCGGCTGTTCGAACCGTTCTGCCAGCTCGACGCCTCGTCGAATCGGGCCTACGAGGGCTCCGGCCTCGGGCTGACGATCAGCAAGCAACTCGTCGAGCAGATGGGGGGCGTCATCCGCGTCCGCAGCCAGGTCGGGCTGGGCTCGGTCTTCCAGATGCGGCTCCCCTGGCCAGAGGTGCTGCCAATCGATGAAGTGGACTCCAAGACCGATTTGCTTGAGGCGCTACCGCGGTTGGACGGCAAGAAGGTGCTCGTGGTGGACGACCGCCGCGATATGCGTTTTATCGCGGAGCAGATCCTGGCGGAGGTCGGCGCCGAAGTGACAACCGTTGACAACGGCGCGACGGCATTGGCGACGGTGGCCGACTTTGGCGGCGACTTCCACTGCGTCGTCACCGACATCCAGATGCCGGCGATGGATGGTTACGCCGTCGCCCGCGGGCTCCGCAATCAAGGCTACGCCGGGCCGATCTTGGCGCTCACAGCGAATGCGATGCCGAGCGATCGGCAGAAGTGTTTTGAAGCCGGTTGCGATGGGTTTGTCGCCAAGCCGATCGACAGGACTCAGTTTGTTCGAACCGTTGCGAGGTCGATGAATGGTAGCTGA
- a CDS encoding penicillin acylase family protein, which translates to MEKLELRTATIAFTARRDAAGVPHAECGSWLEAVYALGYLHALDRPTQMHFARTVALGRAAERIANRPEMLEMDQFLRRSGVHRRLGEEVGMLPPRVLLQLEWYCRGVNDGLREVGRTLPMWAVGFQPEAWNPEAVLAIGNLLSFAGLAVGEQEAKRVILELIQLGTSDERLRELFRPYLDGVDFGPLRELNFAKQLSDDALELLADLPRLAGSNAWAVAPSRSATGGALLASDPHLEVNRLPAIWYEAVLRWRSDDGRHEYAMGATLPGCPLMAVGRTSRLAWGVTYMHANTSDYFIEDIRTKPDADDAWQYRRGEEWIDYRPRLERIGRRGAKPVDQLVYENEVGVLTEPPTEPGKHLSVAWIGGRPGGGKAIATWLDVIAAPTTSDAMDIVRQSPHPSLVWVFADSAGHIGKQASGWLPVRSRASGLVPVPAWDAANHWLGAVPPEKLPREYDPARGFVASANEELYLADGTPLHSHGLHDYRRRRVDERLTELPRATITDMQALQYDVLSLHARDMLPVLLTHIDDEHALKQRLLEWDCRFDAESRGAALFMAFYRHVLLEVFGHNTGIGLRRMIYLATRIGYSAMVLTACDRTLPKVTSSWWSQRDKRTMIRRAADRALAEPQQRWRDVNAFHFTDRFFGGSRGLTTTGRLLGFESPVTPMPGCHATPFQGHLKVTATRESTFAPSYHFVTDLTSDEAWTNLPGGPSENRFSRWYKTDVPRWTTGEYKRLVGMPQAGPDGA; encoded by the coding sequence ATGGAGAAACTAGAGCTACGCACGGCGACGATTGCCTTCACCGCTCGCCGGGACGCCGCCGGCGTGCCGCACGCCGAGTGCGGCTCGTGGTTGGAGGCCGTCTACGCCCTCGGCTACCTGCACGCGCTCGACCGGCCGACGCAGATGCACTTTGCCCGCACCGTCGCCCTAGGTCGCGCCGCCGAACGGATCGCCAACCGGCCCGAGATGCTCGAGATGGACCAATTCCTGCGGCGGTCAGGAGTTCATCGACGCCTCGGCGAAGAGGTCGGCATGCTGCCGCCGCGAGTGCTCCTCCAGCTCGAGTGGTACTGCCGCGGCGTCAACGACGGGCTACGCGAGGTCGGCCGCACGCTGCCGATGTGGGCCGTCGGCTTCCAACCGGAGGCGTGGAACCCCGAGGCAGTCCTCGCTATCGGCAACCTCTTGTCGTTCGCAGGTCTCGCCGTCGGCGAACAGGAGGCGAAGCGGGTCATCCTCGAGTTGATCCAGCTCGGCACCTCCGACGAACGTCTACGCGAGCTGTTTCGCCCTTACCTCGACGGCGTCGATTTCGGCCCGCTGCGCGAATTGAACTTCGCCAAACAATTGTCCGACGACGCGTTGGAGCTCCTCGCCGACTTGCCGCGACTCGCTGGCAGCAACGCCTGGGCCGTGGCGCCGTCGCGCAGCGCTACCGGCGGCGCGCTGCTCGCTTCGGACCCGCACCTCGAAGTCAATCGCTTGCCGGCGATCTGGTACGAGGCCGTGCTGCGTTGGCGCAGCGACGACGGCCGACACGAGTACGCGATGGGCGCCACGCTCCCCGGCTGCCCGTTGATGGCGGTGGGACGCACATCGCGGCTCGCTTGGGGCGTCACCTACATGCACGCCAACACAAGCGACTACTTCATTGAAGACATCCGCACGAAGCCCGACGCCGACGACGCGTGGCAGTACCGCCGCGGCGAGGAATGGATCGACTACCGCCCCCGCCTCGAACGCATCGGCCGCCGCGGCGCCAAGCCGGTCGATCAACTCGTTTACGAGAACGAAGTCGGCGTCCTCACCGAACCCCCTACGGAACCGGGCAAGCACCTCTCGGTCGCTTGGATTGGCGGCCGACCCGGCGGCGGCAAGGCGATCGCCACGTGGCTTGATGTGATCGCCGCTCCAACGACCAGCGACGCGATGGACATTGTGCGGCAATCGCCCCACCCCTCGCTGGTGTGGGTCTTCGCCGACTCCGCCGGTCACATCGGCAAGCAGGCGAGCGGTTGGCTCCCGGTACGATCGCGCGCCTCGGGACTCGTGCCCGTCCCGGCCTGGGACGCGGCCAATCACTGGCTCGGCGCCGTTCCACCGGAGAAGCTGCCGCGCGAGTACGACCCGGCTCGTGGCTTCGTCGCGTCGGCCAACGAAGAACTCTACCTAGCCGACGGCACGCCACTGCACTCGCACGGCCTGCACGACTATCGCCGCCGCCGCGTCGATGAGCGACTCACCGAGTTGCCCCGTGCGACGATCACGGACATGCAGGCGCTGCAGTACGACGTGCTCAGCCTTCACGCCCGCGACATGCTCCCAGTGTTGCTGACGCACATCGACGACGAGCACGCGCTCAAGCAGCGGCTCCTCGAATGGGATTGCCGATTCGACGCCGAGAGCCGCGGCGCCGCGCTCTTCATGGCGTTCTACCGTCACGTGTTGCTCGAGGTCTTCGGCCACAACACGGGCATCGGCCTGCGGCGGATGATTTACTTGGCGACGCGCATCGGTTACTCGGCGATGGTCCTCACGGCGTGTGACCGGACGCTCCCCAAGGTCACCAGCAGTTGGTGGAGCCAGCGCGACAAACGCACGATGATCCGCCGCGCCGCCGACCGTGCGCTGGCCGAACCGCAGCAGCGTTGGCGGGACGTCAACGCGTTCCACTTTACCGACCGGTTCTTCGGAGGGTCACGGGGGCTGACAACCACCGGGCGATTGCTCGGGTTCGAATCGCCGGTGACGCCGATGCCCGGCTGCCACGCCACGCCGTTCCAGGGGCACCTCAAAGTCACCGCGACGCGCGAGAGCACCTTCGCGCCGAGCTACCACTTCGTCACCGACCTAACGTCCGACGAGGCGTGGACCAACCTCCCCGGAGGACCGAGCGAGAACCGCTTCAGCCGCTGGTACAAGACCGACGTGCCGCGTTGGACAACCGGCGAATACAAGCGACTAGTCGGCATGCCCCAAGCAGGCCCCGACGGCGCATGA
- a CDS encoding NAD-dependent epimerase/dehydratase family protein, with product MMQSYPPTEKPVVVITGSTGRIGSALARSLADQYDLYGLDITIPEEKLSWIQWLQCDLTSDESVAAAMSQLRETAGGRIASVVHLAAYYDFAGEPSPLYQELTVEGTRRLLDQLQRFEVGQFVFSSSMLVMKPAEEEGARIDENSPTEASWDYPESKLDAERVIREHRGEIAAVSLRIAGAYDEDCNSIPIAQQIKRIYERDFESHFFPGDLSRGQPFIHLDDVASSIACAIAKRAQLEGFTALLVAEDELLSYGELQDCIGKQLYGREWTTVRIPEMVARAGSWVKNALGEDEFIKPWMIEMADDHYPLDCSLAKRSLDWSPKRRLSETLPEMLRRLKEDPARWYEINGLGEPPTLKDEIHSPPARPVADVAADQPRAQG from the coding sequence ATGATGCAGAGCTATCCCCCCACCGAAAAGCCCGTGGTGGTCATCACTGGCAGCACCGGGCGCATCGGTTCGGCGCTCGCTCGGTCGCTGGCGGACCAATACGACCTCTACGGTCTGGACATCACCATTCCCGAAGAGAAGCTCTCCTGGATTCAATGGCTGCAATGCGACCTCACGAGTGATGAATCGGTAGCCGCGGCGATGTCCCAGTTACGAGAGACCGCCGGGGGAAGGATCGCAAGTGTTGTGCATCTCGCCGCCTACTATGACTTCGCTGGCGAGCCGAGCCCGCTGTACCAAGAGTTGACTGTCGAAGGAACGCGACGGCTTCTCGATCAATTGCAGCGGTTCGAGGTCGGCCAGTTTGTTTTCAGCAGCAGCATGTTGGTCATGAAGCCGGCAGAGGAGGAAGGCGCCCGCATTGACGAGAACTCGCCGACGGAAGCGAGCTGGGACTATCCCGAGTCCAAACTCGACGCCGAACGGGTTATCCGGGAGCACCGTGGTGAGATCGCTGCGGTGTCGCTGCGAATCGCCGGGGCCTACGATGAGGATTGCAACTCGATCCCGATTGCGCAACAGATCAAGCGGATCTACGAACGGGACTTTGAAAGCCACTTCTTCCCAGGCGATCTCTCACGGGGCCAGCCGTTCATTCATCTAGACGACGTCGCTTCGTCAATCGCTTGTGCCATCGCGAAGCGAGCACAGCTCGAAGGCTTCACGGCCTTGCTCGTCGCTGAAGACGAACTCCTCAGCTATGGCGAACTGCAGGATTGCATCGGGAAGCAACTCTACGGCCGAGAGTGGACGACCGTGCGAATCCCCGAGATGGTTGCGCGCGCCGGCTCGTGGGTCAAGAATGCTTTGGGAGAAGACGAGTTCATCAAGCCGTGGATGATCGAGATGGCGGACGATCACTACCCGCTCGATTGCAGCCTTGCGAAGCGGTCGCTGGACTGGTCACCGAAGAGGCGATTGAGCGAGACCCTCCCCGAGATGCTCCGCCGCTTGAAGGAAGACCCCGCCCGTTGGTACGAAATAAACGGTTTGGGCGAGCCGCCGACATTGAAGGATGAGATTCACTCACCCCCCGCCCGTCCCGTCGCGGACGTGGCGGCTGACCAACCCCGAGCGCAGGGATGA
- a CDS encoding vitamin K epoxide reductase family protein produces MIDPTIRRDMQASVHYFGHNPSAWSQRIPVCVLAGVAFAIAAYMSLYQWRLIPGVWDPVFGKQTLDVLDSEVAGQMHNWFRAPDAAIGALAYLGDVIFGLAGSTRRWQYRPWMVVLFGIDVIPLGIVSSVLIFMQGWVVGAWCFPCLITAVISLTLVYFAYDEVWASLLYLREHWRRTGSGAEVWKAFWGYPSDAAEESAQAIVTGRSLAGAGSLKPVTLGQE; encoded by the coding sequence ATGATTGACCCCACGATCCGCCGAGACATGCAGGCGTCGGTTCACTACTTCGGACATAACCCGTCCGCTTGGTCGCAGCGTATCCCGGTGTGTGTCTTGGCGGGCGTCGCATTCGCGATCGCTGCTTACATGTCGCTGTACCAGTGGCGATTGATCCCGGGAGTGTGGGACCCGGTGTTTGGCAAGCAGACGCTTGATGTGCTGGATTCGGAAGTCGCTGGTCAGATGCACAACTGGTTCCGGGCGCCGGACGCGGCGATCGGAGCGCTGGCGTACCTGGGCGATGTGATCTTCGGGCTCGCCGGCTCGACGCGTCGGTGGCAGTACCGGCCGTGGATGGTTGTGCTCTTTGGTATCGATGTTATCCCGCTTGGGATCGTTAGCTCAGTGCTCATCTTCATGCAGGGATGGGTCGTTGGCGCATGGTGCTTCCCGTGTCTGATAACCGCCGTCATCTCATTGACCTTGGTCTACTTCGCTTACGATGAGGTCTGGGCGTCACTTCTATATTTGCGCGAACATTGGCGCCGGACGGGCAGCGGCGCCGAGGTATGGAAGGCGTTCTGGGGCTATCCGTCGGACGCGGCGGAAGAGTCGGCTCAAGCGATCGTCACGGGAAGGTCGCTTGCCGGCGCCGGCAGTCTCAAGCCCGTCACATTAGGCCAGGAGTAG
- a CDS encoding SPW repeat domain-containing protein, whose amino-acid sequence MWARSVEVMLACWLVMSPLVFHCGAAETLQWGIEPIAGLVVLLLALTACYRPLRGAHLAILAVAAWLVIDGYLAVGGQVDPRDQNRLIVGLLLAMFAICPSEGSKPPVGWRAFREGGASS is encoded by the coding sequence ATGTGGGCCCGATCAGTTGAAGTGATGTTGGCCTGTTGGTTGGTGATGAGCCCGCTGGTGTTTCATTGCGGCGCCGCCGAGACGTTGCAGTGGGGGATCGAACCGATCGCAGGGCTGGTCGTGCTCCTGCTGGCGCTGACCGCCTGTTATCGCCCGTTACGGGGCGCTCATCTGGCAATCTTAGCAGTGGCGGCGTGGTTGGTGATCGACGGGTATCTCGCCGTAGGCGGGCAGGTCGATCCGCGCGATCAGAACCGTCTGATCGTTGGGCTCTTGCTCGCGATGTTCGCCATCTGCCCTTCCGAAGGGAGCAAGCCGCCAGTCGGGTGGCGGGCCTTCCGAGAGGGAGGGGCGTCGAGCTAA
- a CDS encoding creatininase family protein, producing the protein MRAEPMPIRDHVLLETNFRRIAERPPCVAVLPWGATEAHNLHLPYGTDVLLAVRYAEAAAGEANRHGAASIVLPVIPYGNDEQQLDQFCTVSVTTTTALALLRDVVRSLQRQGIDRLVIVNTHGGNQFKPLVRDLQSETSALIVVADAFLMAPDVRAKTFELPGDHADESETSLLLHTDPELVEIEEAGSGEKVPFQIAGLDQPGVWTPRPWSKCHPDTGSGDPSQATAEKGRAYFDAVVAALADLIHGLSSAKPGDLPYDGSPVLGS; encoded by the coding sequence ATGCGAGCCGAACCGATGCCGATCCGCGATCACGTCCTCCTCGAAACGAACTTCCGCCGCATCGCCGAACGCCCGCCGTGCGTGGCGGTACTGCCGTGGGGGGCGACCGAAGCGCACAACCTGCACCTCCCCTACGGGACCGACGTGCTGCTCGCGGTGCGCTACGCCGAGGCGGCCGCCGGCGAAGCCAATCGACACGGCGCAGCGTCGATCGTGCTCCCAGTAATTCCCTACGGCAACGACGAACAGCAGCTCGACCAGTTTTGCACGGTGAGCGTCACCACCACCACGGCGCTAGCGTTGTTGCGCGACGTCGTACGGTCGCTCCAACGGCAGGGGATCGACCGGTTAGTGATCGTCAACACCCACGGCGGCAACCAGTTCAAGCCGTTGGTGCGAGACCTGCAATCGGAGACCAGCGCGCTAATCGTTGTCGCCGACGCGTTCCTGATGGCGCCCGACGTGCGCGCGAAGACGTTTGAACTGCCGGGCGATCACGCCGACGAATCGGAGACGAGTTTGCTGCTACACACCGACCCCGAGCTGGTCGAGATCGAAGAGGCCGGCTCCGGCGAGAAGGTCCCTTTTCAAATCGCGGGCCTGGATCAGCCGGGCGTCTGGACGCCGCGGCCGTGGTCGAAGTGCCACCCCGACACGGGGAGCGGCGATCCATCGCAGGCGACCGCCGAGAAAGGCCGGGCTTACTTTGACGCAGTCGTCGCGGCGCTGGCGGACCTGATCCACGGCCTGTCGTCGGCTAAACCTGGGGACCTGCCCTACGACGGTTCGCCTGTTCTGGGTTCTTAG
- a CDS encoding Gfo/Idh/MocA family protein produces MPQSSAEKSSQPTSPGPSRRQFLGATAATAASGLVVPRAFGAVHEGGSDTLRIGLVGCGGRGKGAVRDALTAGKEVELVAMGDAFADNTEAAYNELSGALGDRIKVSKERRFSGFDAYKSVIESDCDMVILATPPGFRPLHFAAAVDAGKHVFMEKPVATDAPGIRQVMESSKIAKEKGLGVGVGLQRRHDDQYIATIDKIWNGALGGGLGGDVLYTRVYWNSGGLWVRPRTSEQTEMEYQMRNWYYFNWLCGDHIVEQHIHNIDVSNWIKQGHPVMANAIGGREVRKGKDHGQIFDHHAVEFTYEDGTTMMSQCRHIDGAWSQVSEFAHGADGHCNVSGGRFYDRNGKVVDVVRKRGENAYVQEHIDLQKSIREGKPLAEGETGAEATMTAILGRVASYSGKTIKWDDAINSDISLMPETYAFDANPPVMPDEQGRYPVPVPGVSNGWTA; encoded by the coding sequence ATGCCGCAATCGTCCGCTGAAAAGTCCAGCCAACCGACCAGCCCCGGCCCCTCGCGCCGCCAGTTCCTCGGCGCCACCGCCGCGACAGCCGCTTCGGGGCTGGTGGTTCCTAGGGCGTTCGGCGCCGTGCATGAGGGGGGCTCCGACACCCTGCGGATCGGTCTGGTCGGTTGCGGCGGTCGCGGCAAGGGCGCCGTGCGTGACGCGTTGACGGCTGGTAAGGAAGTCGAGCTGGTGGCGATGGGCGACGCCTTCGCCGACAACACCGAGGCCGCTTACAACGAACTCTCGGGCGCCCTCGGCGATCGGATCAAGGTCTCGAAGGAACGCCGCTTCTCGGGCTTCGACGCCTACAAGTCGGTGATCGAGTCGGACTGCGACATGGTGATCCTCGCCACGCCGCCGGGCTTCCGTCCGCTGCACTTCGCCGCCGCGGTCGATGCCGGCAAACACGTCTTCATGGAGAAGCCCGTCGCGACCGACGCCCCCGGCATCCGGCAAGTGATGGAGTCGTCGAAGATCGCGAAGGAGAAGGGCCTCGGCGTCGGCGTCGGTCTGCAGCGCCGCCACGACGACCAGTACATCGCCACGATCGACAAGATCTGGAACGGCGCCCTCGGCGGCGGCCTCGGCGGCGACGTGCTGTACACCCGCGTCTACTGGAACTCCGGCGGCCTCTGGGTGCGCCCGAGGACGTCCGAGCAGACCGAGATGGAGTACCAGATGCGCAACTGGTACTACTTCAATTGGCTGTGCGGCGACCACATCGTTGAGCAACACATCCACAACATCGACGTCAGCAACTGGATCAAGCAGGGCCACCCGGTGATGGCCAACGCCATCGGCGGCCGCGAGGTCCGCAAAGGCAAGGACCACGGCCAGATCTTCGATCACCACGCCGTGGAGTTCACCTACGAAGATGGCACGACGATGATGAGTCAGTGCCGACACATCGACGGCGCTTGGTCACAGGTGTCCGAGTTCGCCCACGGCGCCGATGGCCACTGCAATGTCAGCGGCGGCCGGTTCTACGACCGCAACGGCAAAGTCGTTGATGTCGTCCGCAAGCGGGGCGAGAACGCCTACGTGCAGGAGCACATCGACCTGCAGAAGAGCATCCGCGAGGGCAAACCCCTCGCCGAGGGGGAGACCGGCGCCGAGGCCACGATGACCGCCATCCTCGGCCGGGTCGCCAGCTACAGCGGCAAGACCATCAAGTGGGACGACGCGATCAACTCGGACATCAGCCTGATGCCCGAGACCTACGCCTTCGACGCCAACCCGCCCGTCATGCCCGACGAGCAGGGACGGTACCCGGTCCCCGTGCCGGGTGTCTCGAACGGCTGGACGGCTTGA